One window of Bactrocera tryoni isolate S06 chromosome 2, CSIRO_BtryS06_freeze2, whole genome shotgun sequence genomic DNA carries:
- the LOC120769467 gene encoding diacylglycerol O-acyltransferase 2-like: MITIKEVIRIIVIQIYMLLYYFSCFIAYYYTLKGLLFGGLLVRTAVIIYLIYELVNYHVYHCTYDGNGPLLLRSERGLGVMRDYFPVRIRKTADIPPNRNYLLAYFPHGILTVGISLNMLLEVTHFMRLFPGIRPKAATLSVNFWPPFFREIWRCFGYISSSKPSLSYYLNKSNDPAHPDNADGFTSYMIALAVGGEQEALLTQPGKYTIVLKKRLGFVKLAIQTGSPIVPSFGFGENDLYTLLDKAWFRVIQKFFKTFFDFTPMLLKGRGGNYFLPYKKRVTFVVGSPIDVKRTTNPDSAYIEEIHAKVVEAVRELFETYKSEYIENSEEAELVII, translated from the exons ATGATTACGATTAAAGAAGTGATACGGATCATTGTAATACAGATATATATGCTTTTATACTACTTTTCGTGTTTTATTGCCTATTATTATACGCTAAAAGGACTT CTCTTTGGTGGTTTGCTTGTAAGAACTGCggtcattatttatttaatatacgaGCTGGTTAACTACCACGTCTACCACTGTACTTACGATGGCAACGG TCCTCTGCTATTGCGTTCGGAGCGCGGTTTAGGCGTCATGCGTGATTACTTTCCGGTAAGAATACGGAAGACAGCCGATATTCCACCAAATCGTAATTACTTGCTAGCATATTTTCCACATGGAATATTGAC cGTAGGTATAAGCTTGAATATGCTGCTCGAAGTAACGCATTTCATGCGTTTATTTCCCGGTAtacggccgaaggccgccactTTAAGCGTCAATTTTTGGCCGCCATTTTTTCGTGAAATATGGCGTTGTTTTGGCTATATATCATCATCCAAGCCATCATTATCATACTATTTAAATAAGTCGAATGATCCAGCACATCCTGATAATGCAGATGGCTTTACATCATATATGATTGCTTTGGCGGTGGGCGGTGAACAAGAAGCTCTACTAACTCAACCGGGAAAGTATACGATTGTGTTGAAAAAACGTTTGGGTTTTGTGAAATTGGCCATACAAACGGG TTCGCCAATTGTGCCATCCTTTGGTTTCGGTGAAAATGATTTATATACGCTACTCGATAAAGCTTGGTTCCGAgtaatacaaaagttttttaaaacatttttcgaCTTCACACCTATGTTGCTGAAAGGTCGAGGTGGAAACTATTTTCTGCCTTATAAGAAGAGGGTAACGTTTGTGG TTGGCAGTCCCATTGATGTTAAAAGGACTACCAATCCGGACTCGGCATACATCGAAGAGATACACGCAAAAGTTGTGGAAGCTGTACGTGAACTATTCGAAACTTACAAAAGTGAATATATTGAGAATAGTGAAGAAGCTGAGCTTGTTATAATTTGA